The stretch of DNA CCCACGGGCCTCCAGACCACGCCCCCACCCCGGAGCCACACCCCCTGCCCTGGAGCCACGCCCCCATGGGCCTCTAGGCCACGCCCCCACCATAGAGCCATGGGCCTTGGGGCCACGCCCCCTGCCCCCGGAGCCACGCCCCCTACAGTGCTAGCCACGCCCCCACCCCTTTGTAGCCCCGCCCCCTCTATAGCCCCACCCCCCAATCCCACTGCTTCCTGCCCCTCGTAGCCCCCACCTCCCTCGCATAAACCCCACCTACCCCTGTAGCCCCGCCCCTTATGGCCACGCCCCCAGTGTGTAGCCCCGCCCCCCGtaacccctcccccccccccccaggttcGCCTACATCGAGTTCTCAGACAAGGAGTCGGTGCGGACGTCGATGGCGCTGGACGAGTCGCTGTTCCGCGGGCGGCAAATTAAGGTGATTCCCGgggaaattggggggggggggggggggggggaggagggcggGGACACGCTGACTGACAGGGCCCCGCCCTCCCCGCCCAGGTGATCCCCAAACGCACGAACCGTCCCGGCATCAGCACGACGGACCGGGGGTTCTCCCGCGCGCGGTACCGGGGACGCGGCGGGGGGTTCGGCGCCGCTCGGGCGCGTTTCTACAGCGGCTACGGCCGCCCGCGGGGGCGGGCCTACAGGTGGGGGCGGGCGTGGGAGTGACGGGCGGCATCCTCAGCCTatgggagggggggaagctgGGGGGGCGGTgctttggggctgggggtgggccaATGGGCAGCTGTCTCGGTTAAGGGGGCGGGGCTTTGGGTTGAGGGGTGGGCCAATGGGTGGGTGCctcggggggagggggcggtgcCTGGGGCTGAGGGGCAGTGCGTTGTCCAATGGGTGGGTCCTTTGGGCAAAGGGGGCGGGCTCTTGGCTGAGGGGTGGCCCAATGGGTGGTTCCCTTGGTCTGATGGGCACTGCCTTGTCCAATGGGGCGGTTCCCTCGGCTGGTGGGCGGTCCTTCGGGCTGAGGGGTGGCCCAATGGGTGGTTCCCTTGGTCTGATGGGCGCTGCCTTGTCCAATGGGGCGGTTCCCTCAGCTGGTGGGCGGTCCTTCGGGCTGAGGGGCAGTGCTTTCTCCCAATGGGCGGTGCCCCCTGCCCTTAGCCCCGCCCCTGACCCCGCCCTTTTCTCCACAGGGGCCGGGCCAGAGCCACCTCATGGTACACCCCCTATTAGGGGGGgatccccctccccccctcccctccctgcccctcccccctcccatcccccacccccccttccaaaaaaaaaaaaaaaaagaaaaaaacgaaaagagaaacaaaaaaaaccccaggaaaaaaggaaaaaaaacgcCCTCGAACCCACCCGCCGCAGCCGCAtgccggggggggaggggccctggcttcccctccccccacccccggcccctccccccaccccgcccctccccccccaggtTTCAGTGTGTTTATCGTTGCAGGTGGAGCCGGAGGGGCCGGACgacgccggggggggggggggggagggggggggcggggggaggggaggggagagggggaggggtggggggaggggaaggtggaggaggggaggggtgggggaggggtgcgctggaggggtgggggtggggtggggttttttttggaggggggagggggaaatggggagggggagggggaataaaCGGCTGCTGGGGGGAAGAGGCGTGGCCTGTGCTGTGATTGACAGGGCAGGGGCGGGGCCAGCTCCTcccttgggggggggaggggggagcccgGGTCCAGTCCAGCCCAGTGGCTCCCAGTTGCTCCCAGTTCCCTCCATtgccccccccagtgccccccgccccggggctggTGGGACCCTtcgggctggggggggatgggCAGCAccgagggggggtggggggaccaggggggctggggggcgctATGGGGCGCTATGGGGCGCTATGGGGCGCTATGGGGCGCTATGGGGTGCTATGGGGCGCTgggggtgctatagggtgctatggggtgctatagggtgctatgGGTGCTATAGGGCGCTggggggtgctatggggtgctatagggtgctggggggtgctatagggtgctatagggtgctgGAGAGTGCTAtggggtgctatagggtgctatgggtgctatagggtgctatagggcgctggggggtgctgtgggtgctatggggtgctatagggtgctatgggtgctatagggtgctatgggtgctatggggtgctaTGGGGCGCTGGGGGGTACtgtgggtgctatggggtgctatagggtgctatgggtgctatagggtgctatagggCGCTGGGGGGTGCTatgggtgctatagggtgctatgGGGCGCTGGGGGGTACtgtgggtgctatggggtgctatagggtgctatgggtgctatagggtgctatagggCGCTGGGGGGTGCTatgggtgctatagggtgctatgGGGCGCTggggggtgctatggggtgctaTAGGGCGCTATAGGGCGCtatgggtgctatggggtggTATGGGTGCTGTAGGGTGCTATGGGTGCTATGGGATCCCACGGGATCTCCCCTGCCCCGTGACGTCACGTTCCACCCCTGTGATGTCATTTCCGTCCCCTCCTCCGGGATCTCTCCTACCCCATGATGTCGCTCGCTCTGACAtcatttcctctctcctccatgATGTCACTGCCTGCTCTGATGtcgtttccccccccccacgaTCTGCCCCACCCCATGACATCTCATCCCCCCCACGACAtcattttccctctcctgcatGACATGACCCCCCCGCCATGACATCACTTCCTGCTCCTGTCATCTCTGCTGCCCCATGACATCACCCCCCGCTATGATGTCATTTCTGTCGTCCCCCCCCGGATCTTCCCCTGCCATGACATCATTTCCCCTGCTCCATGAGGTTACACGCCTCTTCTGATGTCACTCCCCCCGCCCCATGACACCTCACCCCCCCGTGACATCACCCCCCCCAATGACGTCACACACACCCTGGACCTACCGCGACGTGCACCTGGGGTGGCCCCGCCCACTCCACACCCATAATTCCCGGCGCTGACGCCCACCGTGGCCCCGCCCACCACCCGCGCGCCTCATTTCCGTCCACCAATTAAATCCCTCCTCGACGGCCCATTGGTTCTCCCTGGgcagttttttttattttatttatttttaactttttttttttaagggtggGGCGGGTGAGGTGACATTATgcccctcccccggccccgcctcCTGACGTCACCGCCGCGCCGTTAATGGACGCGCCCGAGGGGCTCTGACGCCATCTTGGGTGTGCGGGCCGCCATCTTGGGTGTGCGGGCCGCCATCTTGGGCATCACTCCTCCTCGTGGAGCTTCTGGGGGGGGACATGGACACAGAGAAggtgttgggggggtggggttggggTGAGGTGGGTGTGACGTAGGGGGCGGGGCACGAGGGGGGGCGGGGCCCCACCTTGGCTGTGATGTCACGGCTCTTGGCCCGCAGCTTGTTGACCTGGGACTCGGCGACGTCGGCGCGTTCCTCCGCCTCGTCCAGCTCGTGCTGCGCCTTGCGGAACTTGGCCAGGTTGGTGTTGGCTTGGTCCTCctggggtgggggcggggcctcAGCGGGGACACGCCCACCCGGCCAcgcccaccccaccccaccccatcgTCATCATCCGTCATCGTCCAATCGCTCACCGCCTCCTCGGCCTGACGCTTGTAGGCCTTGACCTTCAGCTGGAGCTTGTCCACCAGGTCCTGGAGCCGCAGCAGGTTCTTGCGGTCCTCCTCCGTCTGTGGGGCGAGAGACGTGTGGGGCAGGGCCCGGGCCCGCCCACGCCGTGGGGCAGGAGAGCCGCAACGAGGttcttgggggggggcgggaccTCCTTGGTCGTCCCCGTGGCCACCAGGTCAATGTTCTGGGTCAGTTGTGTCTCTGAGGCCACCAGGTCAACCTTTGGGGTCACCTGTGCCCCTCTAGCCACCAGGTCAATGTTCTGGGTCATCTGCGACCCTATGGCCAAGAGGTCAACGTTCTGGGCCACCCGTGTCCCTGTGGCCACCAGGTCAATGTTCTGGGTCATCTGCGACCCTATGGCCAAGAGGTCAACGTTCTGGGCCACCCGTGTCCCTGTGGCCACCAGGTCAACTTCTAGGTCTCCCATGTCCTTGTGGCCACCAGGGGTCACCCGTGTCCCTACAGCCACCAGGTCAACCTTCTTGGTCATCCCTGACCCTGAGGCCACCAGGTCAACCTCTAGGTTACCCATATTCTTGTGGCCACCAGGTCAACCTCAGGGTCACCCATGTCCCCTACGGCCACCAGGTCAACCTCTAGGTTACCCATATTCTTGTGGCCACCAGGTCAACCTTTGGGTCACCCATGTCCCCTACGGCCACCAGGTCAACCTCTAGGTTACCCATATCCTTGTGGCCACCAGGTCAACCTCAGGGTCACCCACGTCCCCTACGGCCACCAGGTCAACCTCTAGGTTACCCATATCCTTGTGGCCACCAGGTCAACCTCAGGGTCACCCATGTCCCCTACGGCCACCAGGTCAACCTTTGGGTCACCCATGTCCCCTACGGCCACCAGGTCAACCTCTAGGTTACCCATATCCTTGTGGCCACCAGGTCAACCTCAGGGTCACCCATGTCCATGAGGCCACCAGGTCAACCTCTAGGTTACCCATATCCTTGTGGCCACCAGGTCAACCTCAGGGTCACCCATGTCCCCTACGGCCACCAGGTCAACCTCTAGGTTACCCATATCCTTGTGGCCACCAGGTCAACCTCAGGGTCACCCATGTCCCCTACGGCCACCAGGTCAACCTCTAGGTTACCCATATCCTTGTGGCCACCAGGTCAACCTCAGGGTCACCCATGTCCCCTACGGCCACCAGGTCAACCTCTAGGTTACCCATATTCTTGTGGCCACCAGGTCAACCTCAGGGTCACCCATGTCCCCTACGGCCACCAGGTCAACCCTGCTCTAGCTCCACGGACACAGAGGCAGCGGGTGATGTCCTAGGTCATCCCCGTCCCTGTGGCCACCAGCTCCGCGCTCTGGTAGGTCCCACCACGGGTCTGGGTGATGCGGGAGCGGGCTGCGGCGGCCTCACCTGGTAGCTGAGCTCCTTGACGCGCCGCTCGGACTTGCGGAGGCCCTTGACGCTCTCGGCGTTGCGCTTCTGCTCGGCCTCCAGCTCGTTCTCCAGCTCCTTCACGCGGGcctccagcttctgcagctgcttcttaCCCCCCTTGAGGGCCAACTGCTCGGCCTCGTCCAACCGCAGCTGCAGGTCCTTGATGGTCTGCTCCATGTTCTTCTTCATCCGCTCCAGGTGGGCGCTGGTGTCCTGCTCCTTCTTCAGCTCCTCCGCCATCATGGCCGCCTGCCCGAGGAGAGAAGCAGCGAGAGAAGGAGGTCCGAGGCGCGCTCTCCGTCACCCGCGCTGCAAGGTGTCCTAGGTGCGGCTCCGAGGGCGGCACTCACGTCAGTGATGGCCTTCTTGGCCTTCTCCTCGGCGTTCCTGCACTCCTGGATGGCCTCTTCCACCTCCGTCTGCAGCTGGGAGACGTCCGCCTCCATCTTCTTCTTCTGGTTGATGAGGC from Grus americana isolate bGruAme1 chromosome 37 unlocalized genomic scaffold, bGruAme1.mat SUPER_37_unloc_1, whole genome shotgun sequence encodes:
- the PABPN1 gene encoding polyadenylate-binding protein 2: MEEEAEKLKELQNEVEKQMNMSPPPGNAGPVIMSLEEKMEADARSIYVGNVDYGATAEELEAHFHGCGSVNRVTILCDKYSGHPKGFAYIEFSDKESVRTSMALDESLFRGRQIKVIPKRTNRPGISTTDRGFSRARYRGRGGGFGAARARFYSGYGRPRGRAYRGRARATSWYTPY